TATGTTGTTGAAGAAATATGGGTTTGTGATGTTGACAGTACAAGTTAAAGGGTTATAAGTGCTGAGATTTGGAAGTGTGAGAGTTACCCCTTTTCTTGGAACATTTTTGTTAGAACTCCACCTGAGTTGCTTTTTTGACTGCAGCATTAGGGAAAATATTGAAAACGGATAATTTGAGAGAAAAGGGCAATTATAGTTGTGGGTTAGTGTTGTACGTGTAAGTCTAATGGGGAGTTGGTGGATTTTCTTCTTATTTGTTGTCCTATTGCTAGGGAGCTGTGGGACAAACTGTTATGTCTGTTTCGTGTCACTTGGGTAATGCCAGTTCAGTAACTGCCATGTCGGCTTCTTGAGACGGGAAGCTAGGCAATCTTAGGAGTGGGGAAGTTTGGATGGCAGCCCCTTCATGCCTCACGTGTTGTATTTGGAAAGAGCGGAATTGTTGTACTTTTGAGGGAAAGGAGTTTCCTCTGCCATATCTGAAGCTTCTCTTTCTCAAGAATTTATACAAGTTGACTTTTAATCTCTATAATTTTCCACGTTCATGGACTTTTTAGATAACTTACTTATCAGCTTtaagtttttctctctttgttccTTTTTGCTTCTCTTTGCTATTCTTTTGTATACAGCCCATCTACTAGGACAGCACTTTATTTTGtgcctatttttaatgaatttcagttgcttattaaaaaaaaaagaaccatatACCATATGGTCCATATCTTATTCACTAAAATATTATTGGccccatttctctctctctctctctctctctctctctctctctatatatatatatatatatgtcaattcATGACACATGTGAAAGCTAAGTAGATCACATATAGAGGCTGGGTGCAAGCTtgtcattttgttttcttaaaattgaGTATGAAATACTTTTTACACTCATTGTTGTCGTCATTAATGGAGCAACTTGCCTTAATTACtccaaattttggattttttatcaGCTTCATGCCTATCATTGTAGCTCctgttcaaaaaaaattttgtttgtttttcatttcttctctccACCCCCCCTCCTTTTCCATCATGGGCTCATCATGCAATCCATGTCGTTCATGTCTTCATAACGTAATTTCAATAGAGTAACAAACTAAGCATTCATATTTCATGCATGTTGGTTTatcacattttttcttttttgtctttgtaATGTATGGGACCTAATTAATGTGTATGCTTTTCAACAGATTcctctttcttatatttctgAAGCTGTTTATAAGACATCGGCTGACTGGATCAACAAATGTTCTCCCGAGGCATTTGGTTCCTTTTTATCATGGTCTCTAGACAGCATTTTTACTGACTTAGTAAGCCAACAAGCTGGTGCCAAGGGCTCTAAAAAGGGTGTGCCACATGTATCATCCAAATCACAGGTAACTTGAATGGGCTGTTGAGTATGTCTTATGCTTGTCTTTGCTTTTGGTGGATATTGCTGTTTACATGTATAACTGGTATGCCATTAATGTTCATTGGTTCATTGCCCATTGGcttatttctttcatttatctTTTTTGATAGAGACacaaaagtttcattttcataTATTGTTGATATCTTTTCATATTGGAGAAATTATCTATATATGTAACCTTCATTAGAATGTTGTTGGGTCTATAACGTATGCAATTTCTTTGTATGTGTGACAGGTGGCCCTCAACTTCTTTTATCTTTCCTAACTTCTTTGCTAGCTTCCTGTGATCATCACCTTGTCCTGCATTGATGTTTAATTTACGTATTATAATCACAGGTAGCAATGTTTGTAGTTGTAGCAATGGTTTTACGAAGGAAACCTGATGTATTAGTTAATTTCTTGCCGACGTTGAGGGAGGATTCCAAGTATCAAGGACAAGATAAGCTTCCAGTTATCGTATGGATGATAGTGCAGGTGAGTCAATAACAATATATCATGAGTGCAACTAAGGATCCCTCGCGACCAAGATTAcgatctctttcttttttctttgattatgCTTCTCATGCCAGATCTCACAATTTTTGTTGTAGGCCTGTCAAGGAGACCTGGCTGTAGGGCTGCATGCATGGGCACACAACCTCTTGCCTGTGGTCACTGGCAAAAGCAGTAATCCTCAGTCAAGGGACCTGGTTTTGCAGCTGGTGGAGAGGTATGAAAGCATGAACAGTTTTGTAattgtgtatatgtgtgtgcaggcgtgtgtatttttttaatcGTTCCtgctttgtgttttttaataatctttgtttatttggtATCAGAATTATGTCTGCCCCAAAAGCTCGCCATATTCTTGTAAATGGTGCGGTTAGGAAGGGTGAGAGGTTGATGCCACCTTCTGCGTTTGAGATACTTATGCGAGTTACCTTCCCTGCATCTTCAGCTAGAGTAAAGGTGGGTACTCTTGGGGAAATTGCAGTATCTGAGGATAGATGTATTGTAGATTAATTGTTCAACATTCATTTGAATATGTGTTTCATGTAGGCTACTGAAAGGTTTGAGGCCATATATCCCACCTTAAAAGAGGTGGCTCTTGCCGGCACCCCTGGAAGCAAAACAATGAAACAAGTCCCACAGCAGATTCTGAGTTTTGCTGTCAAAGCAGCAGGAGAAAGTATGTAAACTAGAGATGACTGCCTTTTCATTAGTTTCTTTGATACTTGTATTAATAGGGGAAAATGGTAGGTTTTAAAGATGGGCTTATAGTTGGCTGTTTGTCACAGGCATTCCTGAATTATCCAAAGAAGCAACTGGTGTTTTCATTTGGTGCTTGACCCAACATGCTGATTGTTTCAGGCAGTGGGTGAGCTACTCCATCTAAATATCATAAATTCGTGTTTTTTAAGAAGATGGAATCTTATTCTTATCTATTGTTTCGGAATTTGAAATTGTAGATTAACTAGTCTtctaatttagtaattttacatTGCATTTAAATAGGACATGGTTTATGAGGACAATCTAGAAGCAAGTGTTGCTGTTTTGAGAAAACTTTCTGAGGACTGGAAAGAGCATTCTGTGAAACTGTCTCCTCTTGACCCTCTGCGGGAAACTCTTAAGAACTTTAGGAACAAGGTAATcttctattattattgttgCTGCTGCTTCTGTTATTTAATTATCCTACTGAAGCATTAGATTATCTGTGTAATTATTTTGAAGTAAAACATAAATAGGCTCATTTATACTTTTTGATTGCTTTAGAATGAGAAAGCATTGGCTAGTGGGGCAGATGCTGCTCACCTTGCACGCTTCAAGGATGCAGACAAGTATTGTAAGGCAATATTGGGAAAGGCATCACGTGGCTATGGGTGTGTTAAAAGTGTGGCCTTTGTTGTCATTGCCTTGGCTATGGGTGCTGCTTACATGTCCCCAAACATGGAGACTCTGGATTGGAAGAAACTCTCTGTAGTTTTCAGTTCTCTACAATCTTTCTGAGCAAGATTATATGCCATACCAACCAGTGGTGAAAACCATCCATTTGTTCTTATGATACGCGGTACCTTGTTTTTTTGATATTCGGCAAGGGCAAAGTAATCCAATTTGCCCTGTAATAAAGTGGCTGAGAATGAATAGTTCCCAAGTCCCAATTTAATACTGAACTAGAAGTAGTTGAAGGGCCTGGGCAATACTGCTTGATGGTCTGATTTGGTCCGGGCCATTAGGATGGATttgattttcttcctttttctttttttttttttttaaaaaaaaaaaaaaaaaaaaaaattctttagaacCTTTTTAAGTTATTTACCTCTAacattgagatttgagagtaCCACCAAAATTTAAAGAGATAGATACACATGTATTTTTAGATAATTATGTTTAAATTCAGATGAAATTTTGATTACATATTGttctttccttttctgttgTTTAAGTTTAATGTTAAATCTTCATATTTATCTGCATTGGTTGTGGTAATATGTACCTGGCTTTTTCCGAAGATCTTGTTAATTATATGAAATGCtgtgagccaaaaaaaaaaagggaaatgcaGCAGAGGCATTTGCTTTACATAGAAGGTACTGTAGAGCCCATCCTTGCTTAGATCCCTTGTGAGGGGAGAAAGTTGATGGAAAGCAAATACTGTTTACTGTTAATGCttacatataattttataactgaattttttatgttgaagAAATATATTTCCCTGACGTACATATTCATAGCAAGACACCAACCTGTTAAAATGGGGCTTACATGAGTTGAATCATTTAATGGTGCATTTTGAGGAAGTTTTGCACCATCATGATTCTCCATTCTTTTCTGGTCTAGATTGCCaaaagaagataaaggaaaacattttttttcttgtatggGACTGTAGTTGAGATGGTTTTGTAACATTAGGTATGCTTGGAATAGAGGGAGAGAAGACTCTACGAGAATGGATATACTAGCATCTCCTCTAatcctctttatttatttttggatgaatCATCTCCTCTAATCCAACTATGAGAATGGGTGGTAGGCAAATATTGCCTTCTCCTCTAATCCAAATATAGGGTTGGCCGGTTGGGCTACCATTTTCTGCGCAATAAATGGGGACTTAATCTGTCCAAAGCTCACACCTGAAAACTAATAACTCTAGTTTTGATCATAAACCCGACCACAAATGGCGCCCCACAGCTCATTCCTCACTAGCCAAAGCTAAAAAATCAACCCTGAAAACCCCAATCGTTTTACTTTGAACCCAAAATACCAACTATAAAACCTCAAAGCACAACCTTAAAAATCATACCATAAAGTCCAAAGCTCAAAAATCAGTAGTCCAAAccctttatttaaaatttaaaaccccAAAGTAGTAACCACAAAAGACAACTGTGGCTGTGGGCTAATCGCCATTGTTATCAAAATCGCAATATGGAGAACCTTTCATCCTAGGTTATGAAAATGATTTGGATTAGCGCTAAAATTTGTATCTCATGTGTCCTCTCTGCAACTAAATTTCATTCAACACAATCATGGCAATTGCAAAAATCTATATTTCACATAGAAGGCTGCTTGGAATCTTGGGCCATggattataagtttataacttTTTCTACATTAAAAACATTGCACTTTCAATTGCATCTATCTCCATTGTGTGGATCACACAAAACAACTCCTCACTATTAGAGAAAGTTCCAACAATTCCACCTACTGATTTGTTATATGTTAGAAGCAAGCAATGCTTCTTCAATCTACTGTATAGTCCTCAGGTTTGGCAAATGGGTACTTCAAGTAGtcatttttgatttttgaaggaTCCTGTGGTGTAGACCAAGGATACTTCATAGATGGATCCCGTGGGAATTTTCTGAAGTTCAAAAAGGGTGCCCAAAGGAGTATGCTGCACAACAGGGAGGAAAAAAAGTACTGAATTAATGAAAcatatgaaaatacatattaATCTAGTTATTGATTCAGGTGAGATGCAAGACTAATAGAGCAAATTTGATACTACAATTTCACTGTGCGATACAGTTAGGAATTCTTAATTTGCAGGGTTATTACATGACATTAATAAAGCACTTCTACATTGGTTTGTTGGGGGAAACAGGTTCCTATCCAACTCCTATGAAATAGAAAGTGTCTACTTCACATTTTATGTATCTAACAAGGTATAGAGTGCCAATTGAATTGAATGCTTTAATAATCTACGTTTTCAGTGCAATGAAAGTTAGGTGCAACAAGTGAACATGGCCTAGCACTAAAATTTGGGATAATCATCATGGATTAATATTGTACCagaaatcttgtgaaaaagAACGTCTTACCCTGGAAAGAATATGAAGACAAACATAAACTGAAAATACATCTCCAATAGATTTCTTTTGTACCATCTTATCCTAAGCCAATTCATGATGATCGGCTGCAATTCAccaaaatataataacaatattatAAATCTCCATGGTCAAATACAAAATGATTGGGGTAAGGATGATATAAAATGTTAACATTTACTTACAGGTATGATAAGGAAGTAAAAGAAGGCCACAATTCCTAATTGTATCAAAACTGTAATAGGATCTTCCACGTAGTTCACTCCAGTTACAGCCAAAGCTGGCTGATCAACCTGTCATGATGATTATTAATTTATCATTAATATTTCagctcaagaaaaaaaatgtaaaacgtGTAAGGATTAATTGGTGTCTTACAGTGGCCAAAATTGCTCCAACTTGAATTGCTAAAGTTGATTTCTTTAGAAAGAACTCGTGAAGTGGCTTCTGGGTGATACATGCAAGAGTCTGATATTGAACATAAGGGGCTGTGAaatccatacatatatatatacagaatCACTGAATAAAAATTCAACATGATAGGAAAAAAATGATTACAAATAGTAGCAAAGAAAGTGCACCTTTTTGGGCTTGGCATTATGGGATGGTTTGAGTCTAGAAGTAATGAAGAGAGAGGGAATTTTGCAGGCAGAGTGGGAGAGAGGAGGCAGAGGCAGAGCTTTGGGAATTTGGAAGCTCATTTTAGAGCTCTACGTTGTGTGAGAGTGATTGTGTTTCCTTATCCTTTTGTGTATAATTCATGGCATTGGATGCATGGATTttctcaaagagagagagatagagcaAGCAGATGTGGCAACTACCtcaaaatatttagaaaatgcCACGTGGCAACTAATTCATCTAAGACTTTTCGTAGACATCATTATGGCCTTAGCAGAGGCAAGACTTGTTACCTTTCTTTGGCCTATCTTGCCATAATTCATCCGAACTTACGTGTTCTCCTTTAAAGGGTTCGTTTTGTCTCACATTGTTAAGGGTAACAAGAGgaagttggattttttttttttttaggagattacttttttttttttgtccctatattttggtcatgtttttaatttggtcatcaattttttataattttatttttggtccttagatttatgaattttttgtcattttggtcaCAGCCATGCCATTGCCTCAATTGAGGGCCAAAGTAATagcaaattttataatttgaggACAAAAATGAAGCTTTAAAAACTcgaaaaccaaattaaaaatactcccaaaacatAAGGGCTAAAAATGTAATAACGCCTATTTGTTGTTTTAAAAGTTCATAAGCTACCAGgggaccaaaaaaaatatattttacgctctgtttg
This genomic stretch from Quercus lobata isolate SW786 chromosome 3, ValleyOak3.0 Primary Assembly, whole genome shotgun sequence harbors:
- the LOC115981689 gene encoding uncharacterized protein LOC115981689 encodes the protein MEDNHGAFESNTNEVTTGNDHGWQKVTYAKRQRKAKPNSSDSASNRIVSNGAVPGADNVFRSLEQQSAIRRLQILEAQRSAVAVDADFDAPVRSKNEFDSSDEENERVVENGKAEEAKKVKPKKPKKPKVSVSDAAAKIDADDLSAFLVNISESYEGQHEIQLMRFADYFGRAFSAVTAAQFPWVKMFRESTVAKFADIPLSYISEAVYKTSADWINKCSPEAFGSFLSWSLDSIFTDLVSQQAGAKGSKKGVPHVSSKSQVAMFVVVAMVLRRKPDVLVNFLPTLREDSKYQGQDKLPVIVWMIVQACQGDLAVGLHAWAHNLLPVVTGKSSNPQSRDLVLQLVERIMSAPKARHILVNGAVRKGERLMPPSAFEILMRVTFPASSARVKATERFEAIYPTLKEVALAGTPGSKTMKQVPQQILSFAVKAAGESIPELSKEATGVFIWCLTQHADCFRQWDMVYEDNLEASVAVLRKLSEDWKEHSVKLSPLDPLRETLKNFRNKNEKALASGADAAHLARFKDADKYCKAILGKASRGYGCVKSVAFVVIALAMGAAYMSPNMETLDWKKLSVVFSSLQSF
- the LOC115979423 gene encoding NAD(P)H-quinone oxidoreductase subunit L, chloroplastic → MSFQIPKALPLPPLSHSACKIPSLFITSRLKPSHNAKPKKTLACITQKPLHEFFLKKSTLAIQVGAILATVDQPALAVTGVNYVEDPITVLIQLGIVAFFYFLIIPPIIMNWLRIRWYKRNLLEMYFQFMFVFIFFPGILLWAPFLNFRKFPRDPSMKYPWSTPQDPSKIKNDYLKYPFAKPEDYTVD